A window of Falsiruegeria litorea R37 contains these coding sequences:
- a CDS encoding HNH endonuclease, which yields MPNKEKNPDTFPADVPVCPLCDRPIPEGDGSLHHLIPKLKGGKGGPTVLLHQICHKEIHATLTEAELARSYATVEALRAHPRLDKFLNWVRKRPPGFRSKVPGRRRKR from the coding sequence ATGCCGAACAAGGAAAAAAACCCTGACACCTTCCCCGCAGATGTGCCGGTGTGCCCTTTATGTGATCGGCCGATCCCCGAAGGGGACGGCAGCCTGCACCATCTGATCCCCAAGCTCAAAGGTGGCAAGGGCGGCCCGACCGTGCTGTTGCATCAGATCTGCCACAAAGAGATTCACGCCACGTTGACCGAAGCAGAACTGGCGCGCTCCTATGCCACGGTCGAGGCGTTGCGGGCGCATCCGAGGCTGGATAAATTCCTGAACTGGGTGCGTAAACGTCCCCCCGGTTTTCGTTCCAAAGTTCCGGGGAGACGCCGAAAAAGGTGA
- a CDS encoding VOC family protein, with product MSLNALRLRVADPKGLAAFYRDTLGMQARADGDAWRVGYVGVDADLVLVPSGGGYTHDRGQRYWKIGITLPNVDLAVDALRAAGVEVSDPRQFLDIGYMAHLSDPEGFVIELLQHDFEGNRPDGAGDAEAPFAQACIGQITLRTGDIQAEDQRCRDLGMRLLSVQDVEPYGFDLHFYAFTSDQPPNSDLWAVKNREWLWKRPYTTLEFQHIADASFAPVPDFLGIEIGGQPDPYT from the coding sequence ATGAGCCTGAACGCCCTGCGCCTGCGTGTCGCCGACCCCAAGGGACTGGCGGCATTTTATCGGGACACCCTTGGAATGCAGGCGCGCGCCGACGGGGATGCGTGGCGCGTTGGCTATGTTGGTGTGGACGCGGATTTGGTGTTGGTGCCGAGTGGCGGGGGGTACACCCACGACCGGGGGCAGCGGTATTGGAAGATCGGAATCACCCTTCCGAATGTCGATCTGGCAGTTGACGCCTTACGCGCGGCCGGTGTCGAGGTCTCAGACCCGCGCCAGTTTCTGGACATTGGATACATGGCACATCTGTCCGATCCCGAAGGGTTCGTGATCGAGCTGTTGCAGCATGATTTTGAAGGCAACCGACCTGATGGGGCGGGCGACGCCGAAGCCCCGTTTGCGCAGGCGTGCATCGGGCAAATCACACTTAGAACCGGGGACATACAGGCCGAAGATCAGCGGTGCCGTGATCTGGGCATGCGCCTGTTGTCCGTGCAGGATGTCGAACCTTACGGGTTCGACCTGCATTTCTATGCTTTCACCAGCGATCAACCCCCAAATTCGGACCTGTGGGCCGTCAAAAACCGCGAATGGTTGTGGAAACGGCCTTATACAACGCTTGAGTTTCAGCACATCGCTGACGCGTCCTTTGCTCCGGTGCCCGACTTTCTTGGAATTGAGATCGGCGGTCAACCGGACCCCTACACCTAA
- a CDS encoding enoyl-CoA hydratase/isomerase family protein translates to MIELEKDGGLWIATINRPDKANSLTEAMLEELVQIAEAATEAKALILTGQGKVFSAGADLDEARAGLATSDLWERLSSAIAALPCLTIAALNGTLAGGANGMALACDLRIAVPSAKFFYPVMKLGFLPQASDPVRMKALIGPARTKMILMAGQKITADEAYAYGLVDRVVEPDALMSTARDLTADVVAAKPEIAMGIAEMCR, encoded by the coding sequence ATGATCGAACTGGAAAAAGACGGTGGGCTTTGGATCGCAACCATCAACCGCCCGGACAAAGCCAATTCCTTGACCGAAGCCATGCTCGAAGAGTTGGTGCAGATTGCCGAAGCCGCGACTGAGGCCAAGGCGTTGATCCTGACCGGACAGGGCAAGGTGTTCAGTGCCGGCGCCGACCTGGATGAGGCACGCGCAGGCCTTGCGACCTCGGACTTGTGGGAGCGGTTGTCGAGCGCCATTGCTGCGTTGCCATGCCTTACGATTGCGGCCTTGAACGGCACGCTGGCAGGTGGGGCAAACGGCATGGCGTTGGCCTGTGATCTGCGGATCGCGGTGCCAAGTGCCAAGTTCTTCTATCCAGTCATGAAGTTGGGGTTTCTGCCGCAGGCCTCTGACCCGGTGCGCATGAAGGCTTTGATCGGCCCTGCACGGACCAAGATGATCCTGATGGCAGGGCAAAAGATCACGGCGGATGAGGCCTATGCCTATGGCTTGGTGGACCGGGTGGTCGAGCCTGATGCGCTCATGTCCACGGCCCGCGACCTGACGGCAGACGTCGTTGCGGCCAAGCCCGAGATTGCCATGGGCATTGCCGAGATGTGCCGATGA
- a CDS encoding SDR family oxidoreductase, translated as MNMLGKTVLITGASRGIGAEAGRIFAAAGANVVLVARGEAQITALAEEIGGQALAVSCDVSNYGQVKASIQAAVDQFGGLDVLIGNAGVIEPIARLSDSDPSGWGQAIDINLKGVYYGMHAALSEMKKAGGGTIITISSGAAHGPVEAWSHYCSSKAGAAMLTACLDKEERENGIRAMGLSPGTVATQMQREIKASGINPVSQLDWEVHVPADWPARALLWMCSADADEFVGTEISLRDEGIRARVGLT; from the coding sequence ATGAATATGCTGGGCAAAACGGTTCTAATCACGGGGGCAAGCCGCGGTATAGGTGCCGAGGCTGGGCGGATTTTCGCTGCTGCGGGGGCCAATGTTGTCCTCGTTGCGCGAGGTGAGGCGCAAATCACTGCTTTGGCTGAGGAAATTGGGGGGCAGGCTCTGGCTGTCTCTTGCGACGTCAGCAATTATGGTCAGGTGAAGGCGTCCATTCAGGCGGCGGTTGACCAATTTGGCGGGCTGGACGTTCTGATTGGAAATGCAGGTGTGATCGAACCTATCGCGCGGTTGTCCGACAGCGATCCGTCGGGCTGGGGACAGGCCATCGATATCAACCTCAAGGGTGTCTATTACGGCATGCATGCTGCCCTTTCCGAGATGAAGAAGGCTGGCGGCGGCACCATCATCACGATCAGCTCGGGCGCGGCCCATGGCCCGGTCGAGGCCTGGAGCCACTATTGCTCATCAAAGGCGGGGGCGGCGATGCTGACCGCCTGCCTGGACAAGGAAGAGCGTGAGAACGGCATCCGTGCCATGGGCCTGTCGCCAGGCACGGTCGCAACTCAGATGCAACGCGAGATCAAGGCCAGCGGTATCAATCCGGTCAGTCAATTGGATTGGGAGGTTCATGTTCCCGCCGATTGGCCTGCCCGTGCCCTGTTGTGGATGTGTTCGGCGGACGCAGACGAATTTGTGGGCACCGAAATCTCGCTGCGTGACGAAGGCATCCGTGCTCGGGTCGGTCTGACATGA